Genomic DNA from Triticum dicoccoides isolate Atlit2015 ecotype Zavitan chromosome 4B, WEW_v2.0, whole genome shotgun sequence:
GTCATCTGGTTTCTGTCAACCGTGTTGTTGGCCAGGTTGAGCTGAAGTGTGCCCCCTGAACCATCAGGACGAGGTCCATCTGATACAACAAATGCCACAGAGTATATATGTTAGCGGATATCGAAAGCAAGAAGATGTGTGTAATTAATTGCTGAATGGGTGCATGAGGAACAGAGAACTAGCTGAGCGAACCTGGAGCTGGTGGAGCCTGCTCGGCGGCCGTAGCGTCTCTGGCTACTTGAGCAGCTGGATCAAAACCACGATTGGGCTTGGTCTTTCTCTTGGGTCGTGTCGAGCCATTCTCTTCGGCCTTGGAGTCCTGGGACGCACCAGGGGACGTGACAATTCCGTGCGGAGAATAGCTTTTTCCGCAGGGAGGGTTATGACGCCCATGCTCCCTGTTGGAACCACAATCCGTATGAACCCTGTTGGAACTTGTAGTCATCTGGTTTCTGTCAACCGTGTTGTTGGCCAGGTTGAGCTGAAGTGTGCCCCCTGAACCATCAGGACGAGGTCCATCTGATACAACAAATGCCATAGAGTATATATGTTAGCGGATATCGAAAGCAAGAAGATGTGTGTAATTAATTGTTGAATGGGTGCATGAGGAACAGAGAACTAGCTGAGCGAACCTGGAGCTGGTGGAGCCTGCTCGGCGGCCGTAGCATCTTTAGCTACTTGAGCAGCTGGATCAAAACCACGATTGGGCTTGGTCTTTCTCTTGGGTCGTGTCGAGCCATTCTCTTCGGCCTTGGAGTCCTGGGAAACACCAGGGGACGTGACAATTCCGTGCGGAGAATAGCTTTCTCTGCAGGGAGGGTTATGACGCCCATGCTCCCTGTTGGAACCACAATCCGTATGAACCCTATTGGAACTTGTAGTCATCTGGTTTCTATCAACCGTGTTGTTGGCCAGGTTGAGCTGAAGTGTGCCCCCTGAACCATTAGGACGAGGTCCATCTGATACAACAAATGCCACAGAGTATATATGTTAGCGGATATCGAAAGCAAGAAGATGTGTGTAATTAATTGCTGAATAGGTGCATGAGGAACAGAGAACTAGCTGAGCGAACCTGGAGCTGGTGGAGCCTGCTCGGAGGCCGTAGCGTCTCTGGCTACTTGAGCAGCTGGATCAAAACCACGATTGGGCTTGGTCTTTCTCTTGGGTCGTGTCGAGCCATTCTCTTCGGCCTTGGAGTCCCGGGACGCACGAGGGGACGTGACAATTCCGTGCGGAGAATAGCTTTCTCCGCGGGGAGGGTTATGACGCCCATGCTCCCTGTTGGAACCACAATCCGTATGAACCCTGTTGGAACTTGTAGTCATCTGGTTTCTGTCAACCGTGTTGTTGGCCAGGTTGAGCTGAAGTGTGCCCCCTGAACCATCAGGACGAGGTCCATCTGATACAACAAATGCCACAGAGTATATATGTTAGCGGATATCGAAAGCAAGAAGATGTGTGTAATTAATTGCTGAATGGGTGCATGAGGAACAGAGAACTAGCTGAGCGAACCTAGAGCTGGTGGAGCCTGCTCGGCGGCCGTAGCGTCTCTGGCTACTTGAGCAGCTGGATCAAAACCACGATTGGGCTTGGTCTTTCTCTTGGGTCGTGTCGAGCCATTCTCTTCGGCCTTGGAGTCCTGGGACGCACCAGGGGACGTGACAATTCCGTGCGGAGAATAGCTTTCTCCGCAGGGAGGGTTATGACGCCCATGCTCCCTGTTGGAACCACAATCTGTATGAACCCTGTTGGAACTTGTAGTCATCTGGTTTCTGTCAACCGTGTTGTTGGCCAGGTTGAGCTGAAGTGTGCCCCCTGAACCATCAGGACGAGGTCCATCTGATACAACAAATGCCACAGAGTATATATGTTAGCGGATATCGAAAGCAAGAAGATGTGTGTAATTAATTGCTGAATGGGTGCATGAGGAACAGAGAACTAGCTGAGCGAACCTGGAGCTGGTGGAGCCTGCTCGGCGGCCGTAGCGTCTCTGGCTACTTGAGCAGCTGGATCAAAACCGCGATTGGGCTTGGTCTTTCTCTTGAGTCGTGTCGAGCCATTCTCTTCGGCCTTGGAGTCCTGGGACGCACCAGGGGACGTGATAGTTCCGTGCGGAGAATAGCTTTCTCCGCAGGGAGGGTTATGACGCCAATGCTCCCTGTTGGAACCACAATCCGTATGAACCCTGTTGGAACTTGTAGTCATCTGGTTTCTGTCAACCATGTTGTTGGCCAGGTTGAGCTGAAGTGTGCCCCCTGAACCATCAGGACGAGGTCCATCTGATACAACAAATGCCACAGAGTATATATGTTAGCGGATATCGAAAGCAAGAAGATGTGTGTAATTAATTGCTGAATGGGTGCATGAGGAACAGAGAACTAGCTGAGCGAACCTGGAGCTGGTGGAGCCTGCTCGGCGGCCGTAGCGTCTCTGGCTACTTGAGCAGCTGGATCAAAACCATGATTGGGCTTGGTCTTTCTCTTGGGTCGTGTCGAGCCATTCTCTTCGGCCTTGGAGTCCTGGGATGCACCAGGGGACGTGACAATTCCGTGCGGAGAATAGCTTTCTCCGCAGGGAGGGTTATGACGCCCATGCTCCCTGTTGGAACCACAATCCGTATGAACCCTGTTGGAACTTGTAGTCATCTGGTTTTTGTCAACCGTGTTGTTGGCCAGGTTGAGCTGAAGTGTGCCCCCTGAACCATCAGGACGAGGTCCATCTTATACAACAAATGCCACAGAGTATATATGTTAGCGGATATCGAAAGCAAGAAGATGTGTGTAATTAATTGTTGAATGGGTGCATGAGGAACAGAGAACTAGCTGAGCGAACCTGGAGCTGGTGGAGCCTGCTCGGCGGCCGTAGCGTCTCTAGCTACTTGAGCAGCTGGATCAAAACCACGATTGGGCTTGGTCTTTCTCTTGGGTCGTGTCGAGCCATTCTCTTCGGCCTTGGAGTCCTGGGACGCACCAGGGGACGTGACAATTCCGTGCGGAGAATAGCTTTCTCCGCAGGGAGGGTTATGACGCCCATGCTCCCTGTTGGAACCACAATCCGTATGAACCCTGTTGGAACTTGTAGTCATCTGGTTTCTGTCAACCGTGTTGTTGGCCAGGTTGAGCTGAAGTGTGCCCCCTGAACCATCAGGACGAGGTCCATCTGATACAACAAATGCCACAGAGTATATATGTTAGCGGATATCGAAAGCAAGAAGATGTGTGTAATTAATTGCTGAATGGGTGCATGAGGAACAGAGAACTAGCTGAGCGAACCTAGAGCTGGTGGAGCCTGCTCGGCGGCCGTAGCGTCTCTGGCTACTTGAGCAGCTGGATCAAAACCACGATTGGGCTTGGTCTTTCTCTTGGGTCGTGTCGAGCCATTCTCTTCGGCCTTGGAGTCCTGGGACGCACCAGGGGACGTGACAATTCCGTGCGGAGAATAGCTTTCTCCGCAGGGAGGGTTATGACGCCCATGCTCCCTGTTGGAACCACAATCCGTATGAACCCTGTTGGAACTTGTAGTCATCTGGTTTCTGTCAACCGTGTTGTTGGCCAGGTTGAGCTGAAGTGTGCCCCCTGAACCATCAGGACGAGGTCCATCTGATACAACAAATGCCACAGAGTATATATGTTAGCGGATATCGAAAGCAAGAAGATGTGTGTAATTAATTGCTGAATGGGTGCATGAGGAACAGAGAACTAGCTGAGCGAACCTGGAGCTGGTGGAGCCTGCTCGGCGGCCGTAGCGTCTCTGGCTACTTGAGCAGCTGGATCAAAACCGCGATTGGGCTTGGTCTTTCTCTTGAGTCGTGTCGAGCCATTCTCTTCGGCCTTGGAGTCCTGGGACGCACCAGGGGACGTGATAGTTCCGTGCGGAGAATAGCTTTCTCCGCAGGGAGGGTTATGACGCCAATGCTCCCTGTTGGAACCACAATCCGTATGAACCCTGTTGGAACTTGTAGTCATCTGGTTTCTGTCAACCATGTTGTTGGCCAGGTTGAGCTGAAGTGTGCCCCCTGAACCATCAGGACGAGGTCCATCTGATACAACAAATGCCACAGAGTATATATGTTAGCGGATATCGAAAGCAAGAAGATGTGTGTAATTAATTGCTGAATGGGTGCATGAGGAACAGAGAACTAGCTGAGCGAACCTGGAGCTGGTGGAGCCTGCTCGGCAGCCGTAGCGTCTCTGGCTACTTGAGCAGCTGGATCAAAACCATGATTGGGCTTGGTCTTTCTCTTGGGTCGTGTCGAGCCATTCTCTTCGGCCTTGGAGTCCTGGGATGCACCAGGGGACGTGACAATTCCGTGCGGAGAATAGCTTTCTCCGCAGGGAGGGTTATGACGCCCATGCTCCCTGTTGGAACCACAATCCGTATGAACCCTGTTGGAACTTGTAGTCATCTGGTTTTTGTCAACCGTGTTGTTGGCCAGGTTGAGCTGAAGTGTGCCCCCTGAACCATCAGGACGAGGTCCATCTTATACAACAAATGCCACAGAGTATATATGTTAGCGGATATCGAAAGCAAGAAGATGTGTGTAATTAATTGTTGAATGGGTGCATGAGGAACAGAGAACTAGCTGAGCGAACCTGGAGCTGGTGGAGCCTGCTCGGCGGCCGTAGCGTCTCTAGCTACTTGAGCAGCTGGATCAAAACCACGATTGGGCTTGGTCTTTCTCTTGGGTCGTGTCGAGCCATTCTCTTCGGCCTTGGAGTCCTGGGACGCACCAGGGGACGTGACAATTCCGTGCGGAGAATAGCTTTCTCCGCAGGGAGGGTTATGACGCCCATGCTCCCTGTTGGAACCACAATCCGTATGAACCCTGTTGGAACTTGTAGTCATCTGGTTTCTGTCAACCGTGTTGTTGGCCAGGTTGAGCTGAAGTGTGCCCCCTGAACCATCAGGACGAGGTCCATCTGATACAACAAATGCCACAGAGTATATATGTTAGCGGATATCGAAAGCAAGAAGATGTGTGTAATTAATTGCTGAATGGGTGCATGAGGAACAGAGAACTAGCTGAGCGAACCTGGAGCTGGTGGAGCCTGCTCGGAGGCCGTAGCGTCTCTGGCTACTTGAGCAGCTGGATCAAAACCACGATTGGGCTTGGTCTTTCTCTTGGGTCGTGTCGAGCCATTCTCTTCGGCCTTGGAGTCCTGGGACGCACCAGGGGACGTGACAATTCCGTGCGGAGAATAGCTTTCTCCGCAGGGAGGGTTATGACGCCCATGCTCCCTGTTGGAACCACAATCCGTATGAACCCTGTTGGAACTTGTAGTCATCTGGTTTCTGTCAACCGTGTTGTTGGCCAGGTTGAGCTGAAGTGTGCCCCCTGAACCATCAGGACGAGGTCCATCTGATACAACAAATGCCACAGAGTATATATGTTAGCGGATATTGAAAGCAAGAAGATGTGTGTAATTAATTGCTGAATGGGTGCATGAGGAACAGACAACTAGCTCAGCAAACCTGGAGCTGGTGGAGCCTGCTCGGCGGCCGGAGCATCTTTAGCTACTTGAGCAGCTGGATCAAAACCACGATTGGGCTTGGTCTTTCTCTTGGGTCGTGTCGAGCCATTCTCTTCGGCCTTGGAGTCCTGGGACGCACCAGGGGACGGGACAATTCCGTGCGGAGAATAGCTTTCTCCGCAGGGAGGGTTATGACGCCCATGCTCCCTGTTGGAACCACAATCCGTATGAACCCTGTTGGAACTTGTAGTCATCTGGTTTCTGTCAACCGTGTTGTTGGCCAGGTTGAGCTGAAGTGTGCCCCCTGAACCATCAGGATGAGGTCCATCTAATACAACAAATGCCACAGAGTATATATGTTAGCGAATATCGAAAGCAAGAAGATGTGTGTAATTAATTGCTGAATGGGTGCATGAGGAACAGAGAACTAGCTGAGCGAACCTGGAGCTGGTGGAGCCTGCTCGGCGGCCGTAGCGTCTCTGGCTACTTGAGCAGCTGGATCAAAACCACGATTGGGCTTGGTCTTTCTCTTGGGTCGTGTCGAGCCATTCTCTTCGGCCTTGGAGTCCTGGGACGCACCAGGGGACGTGACAATTCCGTGCGGAGAATAGCTTTCTCCGCAGGGAGGGTTATGACGCCCATGCTCCCTGTTGGAACCACAATCCGTATGAACCCTGTTGGAACTTGTAGTCATCTGGTTTCTGTCAACCGTGTTGTTGGCCAGGTTGAGCTGAAGTGTGCCCCCTGAACCATCAGGACGAGGTCCATCTGATACAACAAATGCCACAGAGTATATATGTTAGCGGATATCGAAAGCAAGAAGATGTGTGTAATTAATTGCTAAATGGGTGCATGAGGAACAGAGAACTAGCTGAGCGAACCTAGAGCTGGTGGAGCCTGCTCGGCGGCCGTAGCGTCTCTGGCTACTTGAGCAGCTGGATCAAAACCACGATTGGGCTTGGTCTTTCTCTTGGGTCGTGTCGAGCCATTCTCTTCGGCCTTGGAGTCCTGGGACGCACCAGGGGACGTGACAATTCCGTGCGGAGAATAGCTTTCTCCGCAGGGAGGGTTATGACGCCCATGCTCCCTGTTGGAACCACAATCCGTATGAACCCTGTTGGAACTTGTAGTCATCTGGTTTCTGTTAACCGTGTTGTTGGCCAGGTTGAGCTGAAGTGTGCCCCATGAACCATCAGGACGAGGTCCATCTGATACAACAAATGCCACAGAGTATATATGTTAGCGGATATCGAAAGCAAGAAGATGTGTGTAATTAATTGCTGAATGGGTGCATGAGGAACAGAGAACTAGCTGAGCGAACCTAGAGCTGGTGGAGCCTTCTCGGCGTCCGTAGCGTCTCTGGCTACTTGAGCAGCTGGATCAAAACCACGATTGGGCTTGGTCTTTCTCTTGGGTCGTGTCGAGCCATTCTCTTCGGCCTTGGAGTCCTGGGACGCACCAGGGGACGTGACAATTCCGTGCGGAGAATAGCTTTCTCCGCAGGGAGGGTTATGACGCCCATGCTCCCTGTTGGAACCACAATCCGTATGAACCCTGTTGGAACTTGTAGTCATCTGGTTTCTGTCAACCGTGTTGTTGGCCAGGTTGAGCTGAAGTGTGCCCCCTGAACCATCAGGACGAGGTCCATCTGATACAACAAATGCCACAGAGTATATATGTTAGCGGATATCGAAAGCAAGAAGATGTGTGTAATTAATTGCTGAATGGGTGCATGAGGAACAGAGAACTAGCTGAGCGAACCTNNNNNNNNNNNNNNNNNNNNNNNNNNNNNNNNNNNNNNNNNNNNNNNNNNNNNNNNNNNNNNNNNNNNNNNNNNNNNNNNNNNNNNNNNNNNNNNNNNNNNNNNNNNNNNNNNNNNNNNNNNNNNNNNNNNNNNNNNNNNNNNNNNNNNNNNNNNNNNNNNNNNNNNNNNNNNNNNNNNNNNNNNNNNNNNNNNNNNNNNNNNNNNNNNNNNNNNNNNNNNNNNNNNNNNNNNNNNNNNNNNNNNNNNNNNNNNNNNNNNNNNNNNNNNNNNNNNNNNNNNNNNNNNNNNNNNNNNNNNNNNNNNNNNNNNNNNNNNNNNNNNNNNNNNNNNNNNNNNNNNNNNNNNNNNNNNNNNNNNNNNNNNNNNNNNNNNNNNNNNNNNNNNNNNNNNNNNNNNNNNNNNNNNNNNNNNNNNNNNNNNNNNNNNNNNNNNNNNNNNNNNNNNNNNNNNNNNNNNNNNNGACAATTCCGTGCGGAGAATAGCTTTCTCCGCAGGGAGGGTTATGACGCCCATGCTCCCTGTTGGAACCACAATCCGTATGAACCCTGTTGGAACTTGTAGTCATCTGGTTTCTGTCAACCGTGTTGTTGGCCAGGTTGAGCTGAAGTGTGCCCCCTGAACCATCAGGATGAGGTCCATCTAATACAACAAATGCCACAGAGTATATATGTTAGCGAATATCGAAAGCAAGAAGATGTGTGTAATTAATTGCTGAATGGGTGCATGAGGAACAGAGAACTAGCTGAGCGAACCTGGAGCTGGTGGAGCCTGCTCGGCGGCCGTAGCGTCTCTGGCTACTTGAGCAGCTGGATCAAAACCACGATTGGGCTTGGTCTTTCTCTTGGGTCGTGTCGAGCCATTCTCTTCGGCCTTGGAGTCCTGGGACGCACCAGGGGACGTGACAATTCCGTGCGGAGAATAGCTTTCTCCGCAGGGAGGGTTATGACGCCCATGCTCCCTGTTGGAACCACAATCCGTATGAACCCTGTTGGAACTTGTAGTCATCTGGTTTCTGTCAACCGTGTTGTTGGCCAGGTTGAGCTGAAGTGTGCCCCCTGAACCATCAGGACGAGGTCCATCTGATACAACAAATGCCACAGAGTATATATGTTAGCGGATATCGAAAGCAAGAAGATGTGTGTAATTAATTGCTGAATGGGTGCATGAGGAACAGAGAACTAGCTGAGCGAACCTGGAGCTGGTGGAGCCTGCTCGGCGGCCGTAGCGTCTCTGGCTACTTGAGCAGCTGGATCAAAACCGCGATTGGGCTTGGTCTTTCTCTTGAGTCGTGTCGAGCCATTCTCTTCGGCCTTGGAGTCCTGGGACGCACCAGGGGACGTGATAGTTCCGTGCGGAGAATAGCTTTCTCCGCAGGGAGGGTTATGACGCCAATGCTCCCTGTTGGAACCACAATCCGTATGAACCCTGTTGGAACTTGTAGTCATCTGGTTTCTGTCAACCATGTTGTTGGCCAGGTTGAGCTGAAGTGTGCCCCCTGAACCATCAGGACGAGGTCCATCTGATACAACAAATGCCACAGAGTATATATGTTAGCGGATATCGAAAGCAAGAAGATGTGTGTAATTAATTGCTGAATGGGTGCATGAGGAACAGAGAACTAGCTGAGCGAACCTGGAGCTGGTGGAGCCTGCTCGGCGGCCGTAGCGTCTCTGGCTACTTGAGCAGCTGGATCAAAACCATGATTGGGCTTGGTCTTTCTCTTGGGTCGTGTCGAGCCATTCTCTTCGGCCTTGGAGTCCTGGGATGCACCAGGGGACGTGACAATTCCGTGCGGAGAATAGCTTTCTCCGCAGGGAGGGTTATGACGCCCATGCTCCCTGTTGGAACCACAATCCGTAT
This window encodes:
- the LOC119292980 gene encoding hornerin-like → MAAHMRSQQVMSHGNRRLLSVRPRTVTPPAAPVPGHASAVEQPPPATDGPRSDGSRGTLQLNLANNTVDRNQMTTSFNRINTDCVSNREHWRHNPPCGESYSPHGTITSPGASQDSKAEENGSTRLKRKTKPNRGFDPAAQVARDATAAEQAPPALDGPRPDGSGGTLQLNLANNTVDRNQMTTSSNRVHTDCGSNREHGRHNPPCGESYSPHGIVTSPGASQDSKAEENGSTRPKRKTKPNRGFDPAAQVARDATAAEQAPPAPDGPHPDGSGGTLQLNLANNTVDRNQMTTSSNRVHTDCGSNREHGRHNPPCGESYSPHGIVTSPGASQDSKAEENGSTRPKRKTKPNRGFDPAAQVARDATAAEQAPPAPDGPRPDGSGGTLQLNLANNTVDRNQMTTSSNRVHTDCGSNREHGRHNPPCGESYSPHGIVTSPGVSQDSKAEENGSTRPKRKTKPNRGFDPAAQVAKDATAAEQAPPAPDGPRPDGSGGTLQLNLANNTVDRNQMTTSSNRVHTDCGSNREHGRHNPPCGESYSPHGIVTSPGASQDSKAEENGSTRPKRKTKPNRGFDPAAQVARDSTAAEQAPPAPDGPRPDGSGGTLQLNLANNTVDRNQMTTSSKRVHTDCGSNREHGRHNPPCGESYSPHGIVTSPGASQDSKAEENGSTRPKRKTKPNRGFDPAAQVARDATAAEQAPPAPDGPRPDGSGGTLQLNLANNMVDRNQMTTSSNRVHTDCGSNREHWRHNPPCGESYSPHGTITSPGASQDSKAEENGSTRLKRKTKPNRGFDPAAQVARDATAAEQAPPAPDGPRPDGSGGTLQLNLANNTVDRNQMTTSSNRVHTDCGSNREHGRHNPPCGESYSPHGIVTSPGASQDSKAEENGSTRPKRKTKPNRGFDPAAQVARDATAAEQAPPAPDGPRPDGSGGTLQLNLANNTVDKNQMTTSSNRVHTDCGSNREHGRHNPPCGESYSPHGIVTSPGASQDSKAEENGSTRPKRKTKPNHGFDPAAQVARDATAAEQAPPAPDGPRPDGSGGTLQLNLANNMVDRNQMTTSSNRVHTDCGSNREHWRHNPPCGESYSPHGTITSPGASQDSKAEENGSTRLKRKTKPNRGFDPAAQVARDATAAEQAPPAPDGPRPDGSGGTLQLNLANNTVDRNQMTTSSNRVHTDCGSNREHGRHNPPCGESYSPHGIVTSPGASQDSKAEENGSTRPKRKTKPNRGFDPAAQVARDATAAEQAPPAPDGPHPDGSGGTLQLNLANNTVDRNQMTTSSNRVHTDYGPRPDGSGGTLQLNLANNTVDRNQMTTSSNRVHTDCGSNREHGRHNPPCGESYSPHGIVTSPGASQDSKAEENGSTRPKRKTKPNRGFDPAAQVARDATDAEKAPPALDGPRPDGSWGTLQLNLANNTVNRNQMTTSSNRVHTDCGSNREHGRHNPPCGESYSPHGIVTSPGASQDSKAEENGSTRPKRKTKPNRGFDPAAQVARDATAAEQAPPALDGPRPDGSGGTLQLNLANNTVDRNQMTTSSNRVHTDCGSNREHGRHNPPCGESYSPHGIVTSPGASQDSKAEENGSTRPKRKTKPNRGFDPAAQVARDATAAEQAPPAPDGPHPDGSGGTLQLNLANNTVDRNQMTTSSNRVHTDCGSNREHGRHNPPCGESYSPHGIVPSPGASQDSKAEENGSTRPKRKTKPNRGFDPAAQVAKDAPAAEQAPPAPDGPRPDGSGGTLQLNLANNTVDRNQMTTSSNRVHTDCGSNREHGRHNPPCGESYSPHGIVTSPGASQDSKAEENGSTRPKRKTKPNRGFDPAAQVARDATASEQAPPAPDGPRPDGSGGTLQLNLANNTVDRNQMTTSSNRVHTDCGSNREHGRHNPPCGESYSPHGIVTSPGASQDSKAEENGSTRPKRKTKPNRGFDPAAQVARDATAAEQAPPAPDGPRPDGSGGTLQLNLANNTVDKNQMTTSSNRVHTDCGSNREHGRHNPPCGESYSPHGIVTSPGASQDSKAEENGSTRPKRKTKPNHGFDPAAQVARDATAAEQAPPAPDGPRPDGSGGTLQLNLANNMVDRNQMTTSSNRVHTDCGSNREHWRHNPPCGESYSPHGTITSPGASQDSKAEENGSTRLKRKTKPNRGFDPAAQVARDATAAEQAPPAPDGPRPDGSGGTLQLNLANNTVDRNQMTTSSNRVHTDCGSNREHGRHNPPCGESYSPHGIVTSPGASQDSKAEENGSTRPKRKTKPNRGFDPAAQVARDATAAEQAPPALDGPRPDGSGGTLQLNLANNTVDRNQMTTSSNRVHTDCGSNREHGRHNPPCGESYSPHGIVTSPGASQDSKAEENGSTRPKRKTKPNRGFDPAAQVARDATAAEQAPPAPDGPRPDGSGGTLQLNLANNTVDKNQMTTSSNRVHTDCGSNREHGRHNPPCGESYSPHGIVTSPGASQDSKAEENGSTRPKRKTKPNHGFDPAAQVARDATAAEQAPPAPDGPRPDGSGGTLQLNLANNMVDRNQMTTSSNRVHTDCGSNREHWRHNPPCGESYSPHGTITSPGASQDSKAEENGSTRLKRKTKPNRGFDPAAQVARDATAAEQAPPAPDGPRPDGSGGTLQLNLANNTVDRNQMTTSSNRVHTDCGSNREHGRHNPPCGESYSPHGIVTSPGASQDSKAEENGSTRPKRKTKPNRGFDPAAQVARDATAAEQAPPALDGPRPDGSGGTLQLNLANNTVDRNQMTTSSNRVHTDCGSNREHGRHNPPRGESYSPHGIVTSPRASRDSKAEENGSTRPKRKTKPNRGFDPAAQVARDATASEQAPPAPDGPRPNGSGGTLQLNLANNTVDRNQMTTSSNRVHTDCGSNREHGRHNPPCRESYSPHGIVTSPGVSQDSKAEENGSTRPKRKTKPNRGFDPAAQVAKDATAAEQAPPAPDGPRPDGSGGTLQLNLANNTVDRNQMTTSSNRVHTDCGSNREHGRHNPPCGKSYSPHGIVTSPGASQDSKAEENGSTRPKRKTKPNRGFDPAAQVARDATAAEQAPPAPDGPRPDGSGGTLQLNLANNTVDRNQMTTSSNRVHTDCGSNREHGRHNPPCGESYSPHGIVTSPGASQDSKAKENGLTRPKRKTKPNRGFDPAPQVVRDATAAEQAPQLEVRSANGPRPDGSGSTFQLNLANNTVDRNHMTTSSNRVHTDCGSNREHGCHNPPCGESYSPHEIVTSPGASQDSKAEENGSTRPKRKTKPNRGFDPAAQVARDATAAEQAPPALDGPRPDGSGGTLQLNLANNTVDRNQMTTSSNRVHTDCGSNREHGRHNPPCGESYSPHGIVTSPGASQDSKAEENGSTRPKRKTKPNRGFDPAAQVARDATTAEQAPPALGSLS